In Desulfosporosinus sp. Sb-LF, the following are encoded in one genomic region:
- the mazG gene encoding nucleoside triphosphate pyrophosphohydrolase: MSSCLHVIGLGPSGLEQLTLGNYRRICDAKKIFVRTSQHPCVQELIAEGVCVESFDEIYATEPSFEAVYERITEQLGRELKKGLEVIYAVPGHPMVAEKTVQLIEEKLAQEYNVVIHPAMSFVDEIFRVLKFDPIEGVLIRNYDALRDVGLTGQEWLVIPQVYNKLIASEVKLDLMAAYPDDAWVYIAQALGTPQEKVDKLPLYEMDHGIFDHLTTVILPPNSGVISFTKLAKVMETLRSVEGCAWDRVQTHDSLKPCLIEESYEVLEAIEKQDMYNLCEELGDLLLQVIFHTQIASESDNFELQDVLQGIIQKLLRRHPHVFGKEKATTADDVILTWDRIKKEEKENERDEVAFFNDPKGLPALMWASSTQRRVAKVGFDWPDLDGPWGKVEEELQELKNALADGTGISEELGDLIFAIVNLSRFLKLDAEEVLRSTIHKFQGRFLKMVELSQKDDQDFEKLSLNEMDVFWEKAKSQEKSGI, translated from the coding sequence ATGTCCTCGTGTCTTCACGTTATTGGACTAGGTCCTTCGGGGCTTGAACAGCTAACATTAGGTAATTACCGCCGTATTTGTGATGCAAAGAAAATCTTTGTGCGAACATCCCAACATCCCTGTGTTCAGGAATTGATAGCAGAGGGTGTATGCGTTGAATCGTTTGATGAAATCTATGCCACTGAACCCTCTTTTGAGGCAGTGTACGAACGAATAACGGAACAGTTGGGTAGGGAGTTAAAAAAGGGCCTTGAGGTTATCTACGCCGTTCCTGGTCATCCTATGGTTGCGGAAAAGACCGTACAACTTATTGAAGAAAAGCTTGCACAGGAATATAATGTCGTGATTCATCCAGCCATGAGTTTTGTCGATGAGATATTTAGAGTTTTAAAGTTTGATCCAATTGAGGGGGTCCTGATACGTAATTATGATGCCCTCAGGGATGTAGGTTTGACTGGACAGGAATGGCTTGTTATTCCCCAGGTGTATAATAAATTAATTGCCTCAGAGGTCAAATTGGATCTCATGGCTGCCTATCCCGACGACGCATGGGTGTACATTGCACAAGCTCTTGGCACTCCCCAGGAAAAGGTGGACAAGCTCCCACTTTATGAAATGGATCATGGGATATTCGATCATTTGACAACGGTTATTTTGCCGCCGAACTCAGGGGTTATTTCCTTCACTAAATTGGCCAAAGTGATGGAGACTTTGCGCTCTGTGGAAGGGTGTGCATGGGATCGGGTACAAACGCACGATTCGTTAAAGCCGTGCCTGATTGAAGAAAGTTATGAAGTGCTTGAAGCGATTGAAAAACAAGATATGTATAATTTGTGTGAAGAGTTGGGAGACTTATTATTACAAGTTATTTTTCATACCCAAATTGCTTCAGAGAGTGATAACTTTGAGCTCCAAGACGTGCTTCAAGGAATTATCCAAAAACTGCTTCGCCGTCATCCTCATGTTTTTGGGAAAGAGAAGGCTACAACAGCCGATGATGTAATTTTAACTTGGGATAGAATTAAAAAGGAAGAGAAGGAAAATGAACGTGACGAGGTGGCCTTCTTTAATGATCCTAAAGGGTTACCTGCCCTCATGTGGGCTTCTTCAACACAACGTAGAGTGGCTAAGGTAGGGTTTGATTGGCCTGATCTTGATGGACCCTGGGGAAAGGTCGAGGAGGAATTACAAGAGCTTAAAAACGCTTTGGCTGATGGAACAGGAATTAGTGAAGAATTAGGGGATTTAATATTTGCAATCGTTAATTTATCTCGATTCTTAAAGCTTGATGCGGAAGAAGTTCTAAGGAGTACTATACATAAGTTCCAAGGTCGGTTTCTTAAAATGGTTGAGTTAAGTCAAAAAGATGACCAAGACTTCGAAAAACTATCTCTCAATGAAATGGATGTTTTTTGGGAAAAAGCAAAATCTCAAGAAAAAAGTGGTATATGA
- a CDS encoding ribose-phosphate pyrophosphokinase, translated as MAAKEFKIFCGNANRPLAQEIVDYLGVPLGQAKIQRFKDGEICLAIDESVRGSDIYVVQPTCYPTNDNIMELLIMIDAIRRASARRITAVMPYYGYARQERKSRARDPITAKLMANLIATAGADRVITMDLHAPAIQGFFDIPLDHLPGVPILAEYFREMGLENVCVVSPDLGGVTRARNLAERIGASIAIIDKRRPEPNVSEIMHVIGELKGKTVIMIDDIIDTAGTITLGAQALVERGAKEVYACCTHAVLSGPAIERLNNSVIREVVVTNTIPLSEEKSIPRMRVLSVAPLLGEAIVRIHEDLSVSKLFS; from the coding sequence ATGGCAGCAAAGGAATTTAAGATTTTTTGTGGGAATGCCAATCGGCCGTTGGCGCAGGAAATCGTGGACTATCTTGGAGTTCCACTGGGTCAAGCCAAAATACAACGGTTTAAAGACGGCGAGATTTGTCTTGCTATTGATGAAAGCGTTCGAGGTTCAGATATCTACGTTGTTCAGCCAACTTGTTATCCTACAAATGATAACATCATGGAATTGTTGATTATGATTGATGCGATTCGTCGGGCCTCAGCTCGACGTATTACTGCTGTAATGCCCTATTATGGATATGCCCGCCAAGAGCGCAAATCAAGGGCCCGTGACCCGATTACGGCGAAATTAATGGCTAACCTAATCGCCACCGCGGGAGCGGATCGTGTTATTACTATGGATTTACATGCTCCAGCTATTCAAGGGTTCTTCGATATTCCCCTGGATCACTTGCCTGGAGTCCCGATTCTGGCGGAGTACTTCAGAGAGATGGGGCTTGAGAATGTTTGTGTTGTATCTCCAGATTTAGGGGGGGTCACACGAGCACGGAATCTTGCCGAACGGATTGGTGCTTCCATAGCTATTATTGATAAGAGGCGTCCAGAACCCAATGTTTCTGAAATTATGCATGTTATTGGGGAACTGAAGGGCAAGACCGTAATTATGATTGATGACATTATCGATACTGCGGGAACCATAACGCTGGGGGCCCAGGCCCTTGTCGAACGAGGTGCTAAGGAAGTGTATGCGTGCTGCACTCACGCTGTTTTATCAGGACCAGCCATAGAACGCTTAAATAACTCCGTTATTCGTGAAGTTGTGGTGACAAACACCATTCCTCTGAGTGAAGAAAAATCAATTCCCAGGATGAGAGTGTTGTCGGTTGCTCCACTTCTTGGTGAAGCCATTGTGCGTATTCACGAAGATCTATCGGTTAGTAAACTGTTTAGTTAA
- a CDS encoding HU family DNA-binding protein, translating into MNKAELVSAVAEKADMSKKDAEKAVSAVFATIEESLAQSEKVQLVGFGTFEVKERAERTGRNPQTKETILIPAAKVPGFKAGKALKDAVQK; encoded by the coding sequence TTGAATAAGGCTGAATTAGTTAGTGCTGTTGCAGAAAAGGCTGACATGTCCAAGAAGGATGCTGAAAAGGCGGTTAGTGCCGTTTTCGCAACAATTGAGGAGTCCTTGGCACAAAGTGAAAAAGTTCAACTAGTTGGTTTTGGTACATTCGAAGTAAAAGAACGTGCGGAACGGACTGGAAGAAATCCACAAACGAAAGAAACAATCTTGATTCCTGCTGCTAAGGTACCTGGCTTCAAGGCAGGAAAGGCTCTCAAGGATGCAGTCCAAAAATGA
- a CDS encoding sigma factor-like helix-turn-helix DNA-binding protein → MQIEIRGLEKLSFRERQAVILKESGKSLETIAKRLHLSQSSVATLLTRARGKGYEIVCIIPEGELGLGGEELDEEGSSED, encoded by the coding sequence ATGCAGATTGAAATTAGAGGTTTGGAAAAATTAAGCTTTCGGGAACGCCAAGCAGTGATCCTCAAAGAAAGTGGGAAATCTCTCGAAACCATTGCTAAACGACTCCATCTTAGTCAAAGTTCTGTAGCAACTTTATTAACCCGTGCAAGGGGTAAAGGGTATGAGATCGTTTGTATCATCCCGGAAGGTGAGCTCGGTTTAGGAGGAGAGGAATTGGATGAGGAAGGCTCGTCAGAAGATTAA
- the mfd gene encoding transcription-repair coupling factor, which translates to MTGLNTIHDFLRRGLDIEVIDQSLGHGEWPQMIYDLTGSQKAACIAQLLQKSKPGLILTYSEEQAQKWANDLQTWCPKETILHLPTTEWLPFEVLGRSRETTAERIRVLNQLAQNRKCTIVASVLAVERRVFPMERWKEYTLTFEVGRGYSLSEVLTTLTAGGYERVETVEGKGQFALRGGILDIAPLDGEAVRIEFYDDEVDSIRTFDLGTQKSVAAQEKVDIPPSMEYVVTREEMGQLRFAIRAEARKTTGRLQRSGREEAAERLQKKVDFLEERLVQGILDENVYPYLSLVDTPLVPFFSYLSEDHFVILDEPLRLKEQLEFQTNERLLEFTQQLEHGEEFIHPDTQFINYDDILIHGKQYPLVGLSTLLRQAPGLSPKRVFNLNARPLTGFMGKTSMLVDEIVHRKDAGNVVALFVGDEEHVERLIQGLKDRGVTASRKVLEGSVEEGHVYIYPYSLDQGFELPLGKLVVLTEAEIYKRESKVVGKKPPSAPIKKNLYISDLKPGDFVVHVHHGIGQFTGIERLEVAGIEKDYFGIRYAGEDRLYVPLDQLHLLQKYLGSGAEALPKLYKLGGTEWYKVKSKTRSAVKEMAIDLVKLYAEREAIQGFAFSEDNVWQNEFEEKFPYVETPDQIQSIKDVKVDMMRPRPMDRLLCGDVGYGKTEVALRAAFKAVMDSKQVAVLVPTTILAQQHFNTFKERLTGYPIKIEMLSRFRSPKEQKEIILALKEGRIDIIVGTHRILAEAVKFKDLGLLVIDEEQRFGVAHKEKLKTLKGNVDVLTLSATPIPRTLHMSLVGVRDMSVIETPPEGRYPVQTYVTEFRAEVVRDAIRREIQRGGQVFYVHNRVEDMDQVTHFLSQLVPEARFGVAHGQMRETALERVMLDFLEQEMDVLVSTTIIETGLDLPNVNTLIIDEADRFGLSQLYQLRGRIGRSNRKAFAYLLYKPQKVLTEIAEKRLAAIREFTEFGAGFKIAMRDLEIRGAGNLIGAQQHGHLSAVGFELYSQMLKEAVQELRGEKVEEVIEPSIELQVDAFLPNSYVADGQIKASLYQRLAMVGDEEQLGEMVDELVDRFGTPTREVEHLIEIIRIKLLASSLKVEQIQQAKQNVLIRFTVDLGMTGEHLMAVASASHYPLTFRTMPNGNLECKIRVRTLEQEDVIEAVRRVLSTFCDIASKTTP; encoded by the coding sequence ATGACCGGTTTGAATACAATTCATGATTTTCTTCGACGGGGGCTCGATATAGAGGTAATTGACCAGTCGTTAGGCCATGGGGAATGGCCCCAGATGATTTATGATTTAACAGGGAGCCAAAAGGCAGCGTGCATCGCTCAGCTTTTGCAAAAATCAAAGCCGGGTTTGATTCTGACTTATTCGGAGGAGCAGGCCCAAAAGTGGGCTAATGATTTACAGACATGGTGTCCCAAGGAAACCATCTTACACCTACCTACAACGGAATGGCTTCCTTTTGAAGTCTTAGGGAGAAGCCGGGAAACAACCGCGGAACGGATTCGTGTTTTGAATCAACTTGCTCAGAACCGAAAGTGTACGATCGTTGCTTCTGTCCTTGCAGTGGAGCGACGTGTATTCCCGATGGAACGCTGGAAAGAGTATACATTGACATTCGAAGTGGGGCGAGGATATAGCTTGTCTGAGGTGCTTACCACCCTAACCGCCGGGGGGTATGAACGTGTCGAGACGGTTGAAGGAAAAGGACAGTTCGCCTTAAGGGGTGGGATTTTAGACATCGCACCATTAGATGGTGAGGCAGTGCGTATCGAGTTTTACGATGATGAAGTTGATTCCATTCGAACGTTTGACCTTGGCACGCAGAAATCAGTGGCTGCTCAGGAAAAGGTGGATATACCTCCCTCTATGGAGTATGTTGTTACAAGAGAGGAGATGGGTCAACTTCGCTTTGCCATTCGAGCAGAAGCTCGAAAAACAACGGGCCGTCTTCAACGTTCGGGAAGGGAAGAAGCAGCTGAACGGCTACAAAAGAAAGTGGACTTTTTGGAAGAACGACTTGTTCAGGGAATCTTAGATGAAAATGTTTATCCATATCTAAGTTTAGTTGATACGCCTCTCGTCCCATTTTTCTCTTATCTCTCTGAAGATCACTTCGTTATTTTGGATGAACCACTTCGTCTAAAGGAACAATTAGAGTTTCAAACGAATGAACGTTTGTTGGAGTTTACGCAACAGTTAGAACATGGTGAAGAATTTATCCATCCAGATACGCAATTTATTAACTACGATGATATTTTAATTCATGGAAAACAATATCCCTTGGTGGGCCTTTCGACGTTGCTGAGGCAAGCTCCAGGGCTCTCACCAAAGCGGGTTTTTAACTTGAATGCCCGTCCCTTAACGGGTTTCATGGGGAAGACCAGTATGTTGGTTGATGAAATAGTCCACCGAAAGGATGCAGGGAATGTAGTGGCTCTATTTGTCGGCGATGAAGAACATGTAGAGCGTTTGATTCAGGGCCTGAAGGATCGCGGAGTCACTGCATCACGTAAAGTGCTTGAGGGTTCGGTTGAGGAGGGGCATGTCTATATCTATCCGTATTCCCTTGACCAGGGCTTTGAGCTTCCACTCGGGAAATTAGTGGTTCTGACAGAAGCCGAGATTTACAAAAGAGAGAGTAAAGTTGTAGGTAAGAAGCCTCCTAGCGCACCTATTAAAAAGAATCTATACATATCGGATCTTAAACCGGGGGACTTTGTCGTTCATGTCCACCATGGAATTGGGCAATTTACGGGCATTGAACGGCTAGAGGTTGCGGGGATAGAAAAGGACTATTTTGGAATCCGCTATGCTGGAGAAGACCGTCTCTATGTTCCGCTGGATCAACTTCATCTCCTACAAAAGTATTTGGGAAGTGGCGCAGAAGCCCTACCTAAACTTTACAAGCTTGGGGGAACTGAGTGGTACAAAGTTAAAAGTAAAACACGCAGTGCCGTCAAAGAGATGGCGATTGATTTGGTAAAACTTTATGCTGAACGGGAGGCAATCCAAGGATTTGCCTTTTCCGAGGATAATGTGTGGCAAAATGAGTTTGAGGAGAAGTTCCCTTATGTGGAGACTCCTGATCAAATCCAGAGCATAAAAGATGTCAAAGTTGATATGATGCGCCCACGACCGATGGACCGCTTACTCTGTGGGGATGTGGGGTATGGCAAAACGGAAGTGGCCCTCAGAGCGGCTTTTAAAGCTGTGATGGACAGTAAGCAAGTGGCGGTTCTAGTTCCTACCACCATTCTGGCCCAACAACATTTCAATACCTTCAAAGAACGTCTGACAGGGTATCCTATTAAAATCGAGATGCTGAGTCGTTTCCGATCTCCAAAAGAGCAGAAAGAAATAATTTTGGCTCTTAAGGAAGGGCGAATTGATATTATTGTGGGTACTCATAGGATTCTCGCTGAGGCCGTTAAATTTAAAGATTTGGGCTTATTGGTCATTGACGAAGAGCAACGTTTCGGGGTTGCTCACAAGGAGAAATTGAAGACACTGAAGGGCAATGTAGATGTGTTAACATTGTCGGCAACCCCAATACCTAGGACTCTCCATATGTCCCTCGTGGGAGTGAGAGACATGAGTGTCATTGAGACCCCTCCTGAAGGAAGGTATCCAGTGCAGACATATGTCACGGAGTTTCGGGCTGAGGTAGTACGAGACGCTATACGGCGAGAGATTCAACGTGGCGGACAAGTTTTCTATGTTCATAATCGAGTGGAGGATATGGACCAGGTTACCCATTTCTTGAGTCAATTGGTTCCTGAGGCGCGATTCGGAGTTGCCCACGGTCAGATGCGCGAAACTGCATTAGAGCGGGTTATGCTGGACTTTCTGGAGCAGGAAATGGATGTCTTGGTTTCCACAACGATTATCGAAACGGGACTCGATTTGCCCAATGTCAACACACTTATTATTGATGAGGCGGATCGTTTTGGGTTATCTCAACTTTACCAATTGCGTGGACGCATCGGGCGGTCTAATCGAAAAGCATTTGCCTACCTACTGTATAAACCGCAAAAGGTTCTTACTGAAATTGCCGAAAAACGTCTGGCTGCCATCCGTGAGTTCACGGAATTTGGGGCTGGATTCAAAATAGCTATGCGAGATTTGGAAATTCGCGGTGCAGGGAACTTGATTGGTGCTCAGCAGCATGGACATTTATCAGCGGTGGGATTTGAGTTGTATAGTCAGATGCTCAAGGAAGCGGTTCAGGAACTTCGTGGAGAAAAGGTAGAGGAAGTTATCGAACCGAGCATTGAACTCCAGGTAGATGCCTTTTTGCCGAACTCGTACGTTGCGGACGGCCAAATTAAGGCGTCGTTGTACCAACGTCTAGCGATGGTTGGGGATGAGGAACAACTTGGTGAAATGGTGGACGAATTGGTGGATCGCTTTGGAACTCCAACGCGTGAAGTCGAGCATCTAATTGAGATTATCCGAATAAAACTACTGGCAAGTTCTTTGAAGGTAGAACAAATTCAACAAGCTAAACAAAATGTGTTGATTCGTTTTACGGTAGATCTTGGTATGACGGGAGAACATCTAATGGCCGTGGCATCGGCTTCACATTATCCGTTGACTTTTCGGACGATGCCCAATGGAAATCTGGAGTGTAAAATTCGTGTCCGTACGCTTGAACAAGAGGATGTGATTGAGGCGGTACGTCGGGTGCTCTCGACATTCTGCGATATTGCTTCAAAGACAACTCCTTGA
- a CDS encoding peptidylprolyl isomerase, which produces MQKSRVGIILGVLALMLVTTGCSSLVGGKWAVKVNGDPILIKDYDARVADAQKTYETQGMKFDTDQGKQALTQIKSQLLDRMIEGKLIAQEVKNQKLNPEDAKVKEQEDVIKKNLGDATKFQDTLKQQGMTEPELKNFLAVYAKITGDIKVSDADVKAFYDKNVANYSQPESVKARHILVKTEDEAKAIIVQLKAGADFQQLAKDKSIEPGAKDSGGDLGTFTKGKMVPEFEKAAFAQKVGTFSTEPVKTEFGYHVILVEAHTNAVAADFAKVKAQVEQDALNASKDAKFQTYFDDLRKKAKTEYAKGYQPAA; this is translated from the coding sequence ATGCAAAAATCCCGAGTGGGAATAATTTTAGGTGTCCTTGCATTGATGCTTGTGACCACGGGGTGTTCTTCGTTGGTTGGTGGTAAATGGGCAGTAAAAGTTAATGGAGATCCGATTTTAATTAAGGACTATGATGCACGCGTTGCCGATGCGCAAAAGACCTATGAAACACAAGGCATGAAATTCGATACAGATCAAGGGAAACAGGCTTTAACCCAGATCAAGAGCCAGTTATTAGATCGCATGATCGAAGGTAAACTTATAGCCCAAGAAGTTAAGAATCAAAAGCTCAATCCAGAAGATGCAAAGGTGAAGGAGCAGGAAGACGTTATCAAGAAAAATCTAGGTGATGCTACGAAGTTTCAAGATACCCTCAAACAACAGGGTATGACAGAACCCGAATTAAAGAATTTCTTAGCAGTTTATGCGAAGATAACAGGAGATATAAAGGTAAGCGATGCTGATGTTAAAGCATTCTATGACAAAAATGTCGCAAATTATAGTCAGCCTGAAAGTGTGAAAGCTCGTCATATTTTAGTCAAAACGGAAGATGAAGCAAAAGCAATTATTGTTCAACTTAAAGCAGGAGCTGATTTTCAACAGCTTGCTAAGGATAAGTCGATTGAGCCTGGTGCAAAGGACTCGGGTGGAGATCTTGGAACCTTTACTAAGGGGAAGATGGTACCTGAATTTGAAAAGGCAGCGTTTGCCCAAAAAGTTGGTACATTTTCAACAGAGCCTGTAAAAACGGAATTTGGTTACCATGTTATTTTGGTTGAAGCACACACGAATGCTGTAGCCGCAGACTTCGCGAAAGTTAAGGCCCAAGTGGAACAAGATGCGCTGAATGCGTCAAAAGATGCCAAGTTCCAGACATATTTTGACGATTTACGTAAGAAAGCAAAGACAGAATATGCCAAGGGATATCAGCCTGCAGCTTAA
- the pth gene encoding aminoacyl-tRNA hydrolase, translating into MKVIVGLGNPGPQYAETRHNIGFMLVDQLAEAYGLTFNPKFQGFWAEGNVQGERLLLLKPHTFMNLSGRSVSELIHFYKISGDNLLVVHDDMDLTFGKMRLRDHGSAGGHNGIKSILAELGTEKFWRLKLGVGRPPKEWDPARYVLAPFAHDEMATLDELLECAAKATNLWIKGENGRVMNLYHR; encoded by the coding sequence ATGAAGGTAATTGTCGGTCTTGGAAACCCAGGTCCTCAATATGCGGAGACGCGCCACAATATTGGTTTTATGCTTGTTGATCAACTAGCAGAGGCCTATGGTCTTACGTTTAACCCGAAATTCCAGGGATTTTGGGCGGAAGGAAATGTGCAGGGGGAACGTCTTCTTCTCTTAAAGCCTCATACGTTTATGAATTTGAGTGGTCGTTCAGTGAGCGAACTTATTCATTTTTATAAAATTTCAGGGGATAATCTTTTAGTCGTCCATGATGACATGGACTTGACATTTGGAAAGATGCGCTTACGTGACCATGGAAGTGCAGGTGGGCATAATGGGATAAAATCTATCCTTGCTGAATTAGGAACGGAAAAATTCTGGCGGCTTAAATTGGGTGTAGGCCGCCCGCCTAAAGAGTGGGACCCTGCGCGATACGTACTTGCACCCTTTGCGCATGATGAAATGGCAACGTTAGATGAGCTGTTAGAATGTGCTGCAAAAGCAACCAACCTGTGGATTAAAGGGGAAAATGGACGAGTCATGAATTTATACCACCGTTAA
- the yabP gene encoding sporulation protein YabP — MVDKASKGHRLVMENRELIALTGVKKVQSFDPKEIILETELGILSIKGDQLGIKLLNLEDGLVDLQGHVSALIYHRNTGDGSRQGFINRIFR; from the coding sequence ATGGTGGACAAAGCTAGCAAAGGACATCGCCTTGTCATGGAAAATCGAGAACTAATCGCGTTGACAGGAGTGAAAAAGGTTCAGTCCTTTGACCCCAAGGAAATCATTCTTGAAACTGAACTTGGGATATTGAGTATCAAGGGAGATCAGTTAGGCATCAAATTGCTGAATCTCGAGGACGGGTTGGTTGACCTTCAGGGGCATGTCAGCGCCTTAATCTATCATCGAAATACGGGCGATGGATCCCGTCAAGGCTTTATTAACCGCATCTTCCGTTAA
- the yabQ gene encoding spore cortex biosynthesis protein YabQ: protein MTFFWVIVAGATVGLAFDFYRSFRRWQGWGQILTILGDVLFSLVALCILFHFFKRANALAFRFYIIWGSLLGLILYLKLVSRFSVRIFFGFYRVITYFAELIHRGIMIPIKALVFIMRPPYAMLRWFSLLVYRIGEFILLEPIVHIKRRFKELLNHLLPPKING from the coding sequence GTGACGTTTTTTTGGGTAATTGTAGCGGGTGCAACAGTGGGCCTAGCTTTTGATTTCTATCGTTCATTCAGACGTTGGCAAGGCTGGGGGCAGATTTTGACTATTTTAGGGGATGTGCTCTTTTCCTTAGTCGCGTTGTGCATTCTTTTCCACTTTTTTAAGAGGGCAAATGCATTAGCCTTTCGTTTTTATATTATTTGGGGAAGTTTACTTGGCCTGATCCTATATCTAAAATTAGTGAGTCGTTTTTCCGTACGCATTTTTTTTGGATTTTATAGGGTTATAACTTACTTTGCAGAACTTATCCACAGAGGGATAATGATTCCTATCAAGGCTCTCGTTTTCATCATGAGACCGCCTTATGCCATGTTGCGCTGGTTCAGTTTACTTGTCTATCGAATTGGCGAGTTTATCCTTCTAGAACCAATCGTGCATATCAAAAGGAGGTTTAAGGAGCTATTGAACCACCTTTTGCCCCCCAAGATAAATGGGTAA
- a CDS encoding RNA-binding S4 domain-containing protein, protein MRIDKYLKVSRLIKRRTVAKDVCVGEKIAINGRTVKPSAEVKVGDRVTLEMGKHILEVQVLATPNSVRANEAQTLYELIRDDLKTES, encoded by the coding sequence ATGCGTATTGATAAATATTTGAAGGTTTCTCGCCTTATAAAACGGCGCACTGTTGCCAAAGATGTGTGCGTCGGTGAAAAGATCGCTATTAATGGACGGACGGTAAAACCCTCGGCGGAAGTGAAAGTAGGAGACCGAGTCACCCTGGAAATGGGGAAACATATTCTTGAAGTCCAAGTTTTAGCGACGCCCAACAGCGTAAGAGCCAACGAAGCCCAAACCCTCTATGAATTGATTCGGGATGACCTAAAGACAGAGTCTTGA
- the spoVT gene encoding stage V sporulation protein T, translating into MKATGIVRRIDDLGRVVIPKEIRRTLRIREGDPLEIFVDREGEVILKKYSPIRELGEFAKEYAESLFESTGHITCITDRDTIIAVAGASKKEYMNKTIGPAIEQAMDERKTIHIDAAGEHAVCKNCPDNEEEDKCKFISEVIAPIISQGDPIGAVILMSKESKMGDLEIKLLETAAGFLAKQMEQ; encoded by the coding sequence ATGAAAGCAACTGGTATTGTAAGAAGAATCGATGACCTCGGTCGTGTCGTTATACCAAAGGAAATTCGTCGGACTCTTCGTATTCGGGAAGGGGATCCGTTAGAGATTTTTGTAGATCGGGAAGGGGAAGTCATCCTAAAGAAATACTCACCTATCCGAGAGTTGGGGGAATTTGCCAAGGAATATGCCGAATCCCTATTCGAATCGACGGGCCATATTACATGTATCACGGACCGCGATACGATTATCGCAGTCGCTGGAGCGTCAAAAAAAGAGTACATGAATAAAACGATAGGCCCTGCCATAGAACAGGCTATGGACGAAAGAAAAACGATTCACATCGATGCTGCAGGAGAACATGCAGTGTGCAAAAACTGTCCGGATAATGAGGAAGAGGATAAATGTAAATTTATCAGCGAAGTCATTGCTCCGATTATTTCGCAAGGGGACCCTATAGGTGCAGTGATTCTTATGTCCAAAGAGTCTAAAATGGGCGATTTGGAGATTAAATTGCTCGAAACAGCCGCTGGTTTCTTGGCAAAGCAGATGGAACAATAA
- a CDS encoding PRC-barrel domain-containing protein: MKPSRKYLSLPIISLQEGQQIGYVKSLILDAATKSLAAIVVDSKGFFKDQRIIPYAKVVSVGDDAITIDTGSHVEKTSSLPDLLDLVKGKLSIIGTKMVTETGKTLGIADEYYVDPKTGKITQVEISGGKLEGFLSGKAWISAEHIMTIGHDVIVTKQGSESALTIADKGLNDTLKNLIHSTSSLATETTHTIGSYFKKDKAKVASQLTQDKPPIIIPETESTPSACQTTSEMSEIPQTPEIPVTKEPLG, translated from the coding sequence GTGAAACCCAGTCGCAAGTATTTATCCTTACCTATTATTTCTCTCCAGGAAGGGCAGCAAATTGGGTATGTCAAGAGCTTAATTTTGGACGCCGCTACAAAATCCCTAGCTGCAATTGTTGTTGACTCTAAGGGTTTCTTCAAAGATCAGCGCATTATTCCCTATGCCAAAGTGGTCAGTGTCGGCGATGACGCAATCACGATCGACACTGGGTCCCACGTGGAAAAAACCTCAAGTCTCCCGGATCTGTTAGATTTAGTCAAAGGTAAATTAAGCATCATAGGGACTAAAATGGTCACGGAAACTGGAAAAACGCTTGGAATAGCGGACGAATATTATGTTGATCCGAAAACAGGCAAAATAACTCAGGTTGAAATTTCAGGCGGCAAACTCGAAGGATTTCTTAGCGGCAAGGCATGGATCTCTGCAGAACACATCATGACGATTGGCCACGACGTGATCGTAACCAAACAAGGAAGTGAAAGTGCTCTCACCATCGCGGATAAAGGTCTCAATGATACTCTCAAAAATCTAATCCACTCAACCTCTAGTCTAGCCACAGAAACAACTCACACTATTGGTAGCTACTTTAAAAAAGATAAGGCTAAGGTTGCTTCTCAGCTCACTCAGGATAAACCACCGATCATCATTCCTGAAACCGAATCCACTCCCTCGGCCTGCCAAACCACTTCGGAAATGTCGGAAATTCCACAAACACCGGAAATACCAGTAACCAAGGAACCCCTGGGGTGA